In the Topomyia yanbarensis strain Yona2022 chromosome 3, ASM3024719v1, whole genome shotgun sequence genome, one interval contains:
- the LOC131692853 gene encoding uncharacterized protein LOC131692853 isoform X1 — translation MQENFQVLIRNCAFIVKMRCFVPKCTNREIQGEARPSVSFHRAPKNPDVRIQWFSFCRLKYDSVVNLRIGSAHFKSEDFESNDFRRAFFGKQRRLLVKNAKPSIRCPPFMRESDADKAETQVNGLSLLMQAVSFVEQTDALDDSPEIDSPHIVPTLDNDDESQTNDVSILIKAAAYIENVVVPDSTLFPRIESDAVAVSKLCCNVEQSSTPSTDSYRYVSTMVGQKLVVETCPDEPPAAYVEKPLPVERSLNQMAICHDHTYIASLETKSSESFDALYSKTIEDDLKQEKAFSRRLIKELAEVHEKLHKERIASANELKVRQKEMRMKEEQIHTLRSACVELNVIKEGIILNRIKETMGKILTPNQIDLLLGLKKKVHWTAEEIALSFTIRYHGKSAWNLIKKELNFPLPSLKTMQEWSSRIKMNVGILEDVLRLMKIAATNYTERDRVAILSFDEMSVDDTFEYDSRSDTAIGPHKNIQVAMARGLFAQWKQPVYAAFDAKMTSEILENIIFALHRAGFNVVGCVSDCGGGNQGLWSTLGVNHEHTHIIHPITGENVYFLLMFHIC, via the exons GAAAATTTTCAAGTGCTGATACGGAACTGTGCTTTTATAGTAAAAATGCGGTGTTTTGTCCCGAAATGCACAAATCGTGAGATCCAGGGTGAAGCTCGTCCATCTGTTTCCTTTCATCGTGCACCAAAGAATCCGGATGTGCGAATTCAGTGGTTTTCGTTTTGTCGTTTGAAATATGACAGTGTGGTAAATTTGCGAATAGGCTCTGCACATTTCAAGAGCGAAGACTTTGAGTCGAACGATTTTCGTCGAGCATTTTTCGGAAAACAGCGCAGACTTTTAGTAAAAAATG CTAAACCATCGATTCGTTGCCCTCCCTTTATGCGTGAATCCGATGCCGATAAAGCTGAAACGCAAGTGAACGGGCTTAGTTTGCTGATGCAAGCGGTATCCTTCGTAGAGCAAACTGATGCATTGGATGATTCTCCAGAAATAGATTCGCCTCACATAGTCCCAACACTTGACAACGACGATGAAAGTCAAACGAACGATGTGAGTATTTTAATAAAAGCAGCTGCATATATCGAAAACGTAGTGGTTCCCGACAGTACACTATTTCCACGGATTGAATCGGACGCTGTCGCCGTTTCTAAGTTATGTTGCAACGTTGAGCAGTCTAGTACGCCGAGTACAGATTCGTATCGTTATGTCTCAACAATGGTCGGTCAAAAGCTTGTTGTCGAAACATGTCCTGATGAGCCACCGGCTGCATATGTCGAAAAACCATTACCGGTGGAGCGTAGCTTAAATCAAATGGCCATCTGTCACGACCATACCTATATTGCGAGCCTTGAAACAAAGTCAAGTGAATCATTTGATGCGCTATACTCGAAAACTATCGAGGATGATTTGAAGCAAGAAAAGGCATTTTCAAGAAGATTGATCAAGGAACTTGCTGAAGTTCATGAAAAATTGCACAAGGAGAGAATAGCTTCCGCGAATGAATTAAAAGTCAGGCAGAAAGAAATGAGGATGAAAGAGGAACAAATCCATACTTTACGTTCGGCATGTGTAGAATTGAACGTCATAAAGGAAGGCATCATTTTAAATCGAATCAAAGAAACAATGGGTAAAATTCTTACACCCAATCAAATAGATCTTCTTCTTGGTCTGAAGAAAAAGGTTCATTGGACGGCAGAAGAAATCGCCCTTTCTTTCACTATAAG ATACCATGGGAAATCGGCATGGAATTTAATTAAAAAGGAACTAAATTTCCCTTTACCCTCTCTGAAAACTATGCAAGAGTGGAGTTCGCGCATTAAAATGAACGTTGGCATCCTCGAAGATGTCTTACGACTAATGAAGATTGCAGCAACTAATTATACGGAAAGGGACCGTGTTGCGATTTTAAGCTTTGATGAAATGTCCGTTGATGATACCTTCGAGTACGACAGCAGAAGTGATACGGCTATTGGTCCACACAAGAATATACAAGTCGCCATGGCTCGAGGACTGTTTGCTCAGTGGAAGCAACCTGTGTATGCAGCGTttgatgcaaaaatgacttctgaAATCCttgaaaacattatttttgCTCTGCATAGAGCAGGTTTCAATGTAGTAGGATGTGTTTCGGATTGCGGTGGAGGAAATCAGGGACTCTGGAGCACCTTAGGAGTTAATCATGAGCACACACACATAATACATCCGATTACTGgtgaaaatgtctatttttTGCTGATGTTCCACATTTGCTAA
- the LOC131692853 gene encoding uncharacterized protein LOC131692853 isoform X2, whose protein sequence is MRCFVPKCTNREIQGEARPSVSFHRAPKNPDVRIQWFSFCRLKYDSVVNLRIGSAHFKSEDFESNDFRRAFFGKQRRLLVKNAKPSIRCPPFMRESDADKAETQVNGLSLLMQAVSFVEQTDALDDSPEIDSPHIVPTLDNDDESQTNDVSILIKAAAYIENVVVPDSTLFPRIESDAVAVSKLCCNVEQSSTPSTDSYRYVSTMVGQKLVVETCPDEPPAAYVEKPLPVERSLNQMAICHDHTYIASLETKSSESFDALYSKTIEDDLKQEKAFSRRLIKELAEVHEKLHKERIASANELKVRQKEMRMKEEQIHTLRSACVELNVIKEGIILNRIKETMGKILTPNQIDLLLGLKKKVHWTAEEIALSFTIRYHGKSAWNLIKKELNFPLPSLKTMQEWSSRIKMNVGILEDVLRLMKIAATNYTERDRVAILSFDEMSVDDTFEYDSRSDTAIGPHKNIQVAMARGLFAQWKQPVYAAFDAKMTSEILENIIFALHRAGFNVVGCVSDCGGGNQGLWSTLGVNHEHTHIIHPITGENVYFLLMFHIC, encoded by the exons ATGCGGTGTTTTGTCCCGAAATGCACAAATCGTGAGATCCAGGGTGAAGCTCGTCCATCTGTTTCCTTTCATCGTGCACCAAAGAATCCGGATGTGCGAATTCAGTGGTTTTCGTTTTGTCGTTTGAAATATGACAGTGTGGTAAATTTGCGAATAGGCTCTGCACATTTCAAGAGCGAAGACTTTGAGTCGAACGATTTTCGTCGAGCATTTTTCGGAAAACAGCGCAGACTTTTAGTAAAAAATG CTAAACCATCGATTCGTTGCCCTCCCTTTATGCGTGAATCCGATGCCGATAAAGCTGAAACGCAAGTGAACGGGCTTAGTTTGCTGATGCAAGCGGTATCCTTCGTAGAGCAAACTGATGCATTGGATGATTCTCCAGAAATAGATTCGCCTCACATAGTCCCAACACTTGACAACGACGATGAAAGTCAAACGAACGATGTGAGTATTTTAATAAAAGCAGCTGCATATATCGAAAACGTAGTGGTTCCCGACAGTACACTATTTCCACGGATTGAATCGGACGCTGTCGCCGTTTCTAAGTTATGTTGCAACGTTGAGCAGTCTAGTACGCCGAGTACAGATTCGTATCGTTATGTCTCAACAATGGTCGGTCAAAAGCTTGTTGTCGAAACATGTCCTGATGAGCCACCGGCTGCATATGTCGAAAAACCATTACCGGTGGAGCGTAGCTTAAATCAAATGGCCATCTGTCACGACCATACCTATATTGCGAGCCTTGAAACAAAGTCAAGTGAATCATTTGATGCGCTATACTCGAAAACTATCGAGGATGATTTGAAGCAAGAAAAGGCATTTTCAAGAAGATTGATCAAGGAACTTGCTGAAGTTCATGAAAAATTGCACAAGGAGAGAATAGCTTCCGCGAATGAATTAAAAGTCAGGCAGAAAGAAATGAGGATGAAAGAGGAACAAATCCATACTTTACGTTCGGCATGTGTAGAATTGAACGTCATAAAGGAAGGCATCATTTTAAATCGAATCAAAGAAACAATGGGTAAAATTCTTACACCCAATCAAATAGATCTTCTTCTTGGTCTGAAGAAAAAGGTTCATTGGACGGCAGAAGAAATCGCCCTTTCTTTCACTATAAG ATACCATGGGAAATCGGCATGGAATTTAATTAAAAAGGAACTAAATTTCCCTTTACCCTCTCTGAAAACTATGCAAGAGTGGAGTTCGCGCATTAAAATGAACGTTGGCATCCTCGAAGATGTCTTACGACTAATGAAGATTGCAGCAACTAATTATACGGAAAGGGACCGTGTTGCGATTTTAAGCTTTGATGAAATGTCCGTTGATGATACCTTCGAGTACGACAGCAGAAGTGATACGGCTATTGGTCCACACAAGAATATACAAGTCGCCATGGCTCGAGGACTGTTTGCTCAGTGGAAGCAACCTGTGTATGCAGCGTttgatgcaaaaatgacttctgaAATCCttgaaaacattatttttgCTCTGCATAGAGCAGGTTTCAATGTAGTAGGATGTGTTTCGGATTGCGGTGGAGGAAATCAGGGACTCTGGAGCACCTTAGGAGTTAATCATGAGCACACACACATAATACATCCGATTACTGgtgaaaatgtctatttttTGCTGATGTTCCACATTTGCTAA